AAGGCATTTACGCTGACGAGCACCTTAAAAAGCTGTCCGCCGGTCGGATGGCGCTGAGTTGGCTTCATGAGGAAAACGGTCATTTGATAATTTCTGAATATGCCGTCTTATAGCTGGAATAAATGACAAAATTATTGGATTTTCTGACTTAGGACCCGCGACGAGCAAGTCAGTTGCAGAATTGTATGCGATTTATCTCGACCCCGCCTATATTGGAAAAGGCATCGGCAGCTCTCTGTTTCGTATATGCGTGGCGACTGCGAAGCAGCGTGGCTTTCAAAGGATGACACTGACTGTTTTGAGCGCGAATTTTCCTGCGCGCATGTTTTATGAGCACATGCAAGGTCGGGCGCTGCCTGAAACGGAAATCGAGATCAACACGGGCGGAACGCGAGCCAAAGTCATCGCCTATGAGTGGCCTGATTTATCCGCCGTTCGCACTGAAGGGCGAACGCCAGATTCTCGATTTTCGTAGTCCCAGGGAAAGCCGGCGACGCGGGAGAAAGGTCTGCGGTTCTGTCGGCGTCGCGAGGAGCGACGCGCCGAAGCCATCCGTCAGCGGGACGCCCTCGGCTCTGATCGCTTCGCCGCGCTCGCGATGACAGCGCGAAGGCGCCTTACGCCCGCCCCTCGACGCTCTTCTCGATAATCTGCGCGAGATCGGTCATGATCGCGTTGAGATCGTAATTCTTCG
This genomic window from Methylosinus sp. H3A contains:
- a CDS encoding GNAT family N-acetyltransferase — encoded protein: MNDKIIGFSDLGPATSKSVAELYAIYLDPAYIGKGIGSSLFRICVATAKQRGFQRMTLTVLSANFPARMFYEHMQGRALPETEIEINTGGTRAKVIAYEWPDLSAVRTEGRTPDSRFS